The following proteins are encoded in a genomic region of Lachnospiraceae bacterium KM106-2:
- a CDS encoding cell surface protein: MSNITNIANVNQYTYNVGTTTKPITDPIFSQVTNTFKDPQVVFTKICTPEFADLNQTITITYQVQNIDNQIGSPVIGTITITDPFLTESIPFINISIESNVLRYDQPTGTFQMLIPSGGLAPGNTTTATFTYVVSPGYNFSTSLTSTATAAFTLSPAGALSNRFATCGTTINNGTLEIAKSVTPTTDVSSGATLTYTIAITNTGNVPSTIPINAFVDPVPAGTQYIQDTISPVNYFDHDTTNNAITNVKEVTIPPNSPAYNISFSVRVL, encoded by the coding sequence ATGTCGAATATCACCAATATTGCGAATGTCAATCAATATACCTACAATGTTGGAACTACAACAAAACCTATAACAGATCCAATTTTTTCTCAAGTTACCAACACTTTTAAAGATCCTCAAGTAGTATTTACCAAAATATGTACACCCGAATTTGCTGATTTAAATCAAACGATTACGATTACTTATCAAGTACAAAATATTGATAACCAAATTGGCTCTCCTGTCATCGGAACCATTACCATTACAGATCCATTCTTAACAGAATCCATTCCATTTATTAACATTTCTATCGAATCCAATGTACTACGTTATGATCAGCCTACTGGTACTTTCCAAATGTTGATTCCAAGTGGAGGACTCGCTCCTGGTAATACCACTACGGCTACTTTTACTTACGTCGTATCACCAGGGTATAACTTTTCAACTAGTTTAACTTCAACCGCAACTGCAGCATTTACTTTAAGTCCTGCCGGTGCGTTATCAAATCGTTTTGCCACTTGCGGAACTACGATCAATAACGGTACTCTTGAAATTGCAAAATCCGTGACGCCAACAACCGATGTCTCTTCCGGTGCTACTTTAACCTATACAATTGCAATTACCAATACCGGCAATGTACCTTCTACAATTCCAATCAATGCATTCGTTGATCCAGTTCCTGCTGGGACTCAGTATATTCAAGATACGATCTCTCCAGTTAATTACTTTGATCATGATACAACCAATAATGCCATTACTAATGTAAAGGAAGTCACCATTCCTCCAAACTCGCCAGCATACAATATCTCCTTTAGTGTTCGTGTGCTATAG
- a CDS encoding probable aminoglycoside phosphotransferase produces MNQLGRGNTAEVFAYGEDKICKLFYEGFPEQAIEMEYKNAVEMNRLGILVPKCYEMIQIDHRRGIIYERIDGKEMLSMLFEDGDLEACLVKFVSLQKELLRYHSNRILSYQDFLRRLVDKKDQDLLKKIDVLPEGDHVCHGDYHPGNVLVRGDGTSVVIDFMNVCRGPWQYDVARTFFLISEGKSSKDTCESEKIKKVKREFGIHYLKTIGVLYKEIEPWVNVIEQCRKYEI; encoded by the coding sequence GTGAATCAATTAGGAAGAGGAAATACAGCAGAGGTGTTTGCATATGGAGAAGATAAAATCTGTAAATTGTTTTATGAAGGTTTCCCAGAGCAAGCAATCGAGATGGAATATAAAAATGCGGTAGAAATGAATCGCTTAGGAATTCTGGTACCAAAGTGTTATGAAATGATCCAGATAGATCATAGGCGAGGAATCATTTATGAACGGATTGATGGAAAAGAGATGCTTTCAATGCTATTTGAGGATGGAGATCTAGAGGCTTGCCTGGTAAAGTTTGTATCCTTACAGAAAGAACTATTACGTTATCATTCGAATAGGATACTCTCTTATCAGGACTTTCTAAGAAGATTGGTTGATAAAAAAGATCAAGATTTATTAAAGAAGATCGATGTTCTGCCAGAGGGCGATCATGTCTGTCATGGAGATTATCATCCGGGAAATGTGTTGGTTAGAGGGGACGGAACCAGTGTTGTAATTGACTTTATGAATGTATGTCGTGGGCCATGGCAATATGATGTTGCACGTACTTTTTTTCTGATCTCTGAGGGTAAATCCTCAAAGGACACATGTGAGAGCGAAAAAATAAAAAAGGTGAAAAGAGAATTTGGAATCCATTATTTGAAGACAATTGGTGTCTTATACAAAGAGATAGAACCATGGGTTAATGTGATAGAGCAGTGTAGGAAGTATGAGATATAA
- a CDS encoding iron compound ABC uptake transporter substrate-binding protein PiaA encodes MKFKKLSCLAAMAVMTLLVGCSNTDKSTTEKKEATTEETKQDSKVTYPITVKHAFGETVIEKEPERVATISWGNQDVPLALGVEPVGVSRANYGVTGEQRLLPWTEAKAKELGIEKVNTFDDIDGLDLEAISDSNPDVILAAYSGITKEEYESLSEIAPVIAYPNAAWQTYWREQITYDATGMGKAPEGEALIKELEDLIAKKKADYTQLEGKTGVFCYFNPADLGKFYIYLPTDPRAAYLTDLGLAFPESVQKLAKDNTSFTVELSSENLDVLKDVDVIVAYGNDDLLKALQKDKLLGTVDAVKNGAVALIEDGSSLSASCTPSALSIPATIDEYLSVLGEAANKVK; translated from the coding sequence ATGAAATTTAAAAAATTAAGCTGTTTAGCAGCAATGGCAGTAATGACACTTTTGGTAGGGTGTTCTAATACAGATAAATCTACAACAGAAAAAAAAGAGGCGACGACTGAAGAAACAAAACAAGATTCTAAGGTGACATATCCTATTACAGTAAAACACGCATTTGGTGAGACTGTAATTGAAAAAGAACCAGAGCGTGTTGCGACAATCTCTTGGGGAAATCAAGATGTACCATTAGCATTGGGCGTAGAACCAGTTGGTGTATCGAGAGCCAACTATGGAGTAACAGGAGAACAAAGATTACTTCCATGGACAGAAGCAAAAGCAAAAGAGTTAGGAATTGAAAAAGTAAATACATTTGATGATATCGATGGTTTAGATTTAGAAGCGATCAGCGATTCGAACCCAGATGTAATTTTAGCAGCATATTCAGGAATTACAAAAGAAGAATATGAATCTTTAAGTGAGATCGCACCAGTGATCGCATATCCAAACGCAGCATGGCAGACATACTGGCGTGAGCAGATCACTTATGATGCAACTGGTATGGGAAAAGCACCAGAAGGGGAAGCATTGATTAAGGAATTAGAAGATTTGATTGCCAAAAAGAAAGCAGACTATACACAATTAGAAGGTAAAACAGGTGTATTCTGTTACTTTAATCCTGCAGATCTAGGTAAATTTTATATCTATCTTCCAACTGACCCTAGAGCAGCTTATTTAACTGATTTAGGTTTAGCGTTCCCTGAAAGCGTTCAAAAATTAGCTAAAGATAATACAAGCTTTACGGTTGAATTAAGTTCTGAAAACTTAGATGTATTAAAGGATGTTGATGTGATCGTAGCTTACGGTAATGATGATTTATTAAAAGCATTACAAAAAGATAAATTATTAGGAACTGTAGATGCAGTGAAAAATGGTGCTGTAGCATTGATCGAGGATGGATCTTCTTTATCAGCTTCTTGTACGCCAAGTGCGCTTTCTATTCCAGCTACTATTGATGAATACTTAAGTGTTCTTGGAGAGGCAGCAAATAAAGTAAAATGA
- a CDS encoding homocysteine S-methyltransferase — translation MGFKECFRKHGIILMEGALGERLKREFHLQFDDQLVMAKLIYDPKGREALRTLWRQYITIAEERQLPFLATTPTRRANIERIKKAGSSDKILIDNMEFLLEMKQHCKTEMYAGGLLGCKGDAYTGRGALTTEEARAFHRWQATCLKEAGAEFLYAGIMPALPEAVGMAQALSDTGLPYLISFTIKRDGRLIDGTSIADAIERIDKSTEYHPVCYMTNCVHPSILDQALKRPFNDKQLVRERFLGIQANTSPLSYEELDGSLKLYCSTPETFAREMIRLQREYHLKILGGCCGTDNRHMEAVASRL, via the coding sequence ATGGGATTTAAGGAGTGTTTCAGGAAACATGGGATTATCTTGATGGAGGGAGCCCTTGGAGAACGATTGAAAAGAGAGTTTCATCTGCAATTTGATGATCAGCTGGTGATGGCAAAGTTGATCTATGATCCCAAGGGCAGAGAGGCTCTCAGAACTTTGTGGAGACAATATATTACCATTGCAGAGGAGAGACAACTTCCCTTTTTAGCAACGACACCTACTAGACGGGCAAACATCGAGCGGATAAAAAAAGCAGGATCTTCAGATAAGATTCTCATAGATAATATGGAGTTCTTACTTGAAATGAAGCAACATTGTAAGACAGAGATGTATGCTGGAGGATTGCTGGGTTGCAAAGGCGATGCTTATACGGGAAGAGGAGCGTTAACAACCGAAGAGGCAAGAGCATTTCATCGTTGGCAAGCAACGTGTTTAAAAGAGGCAGGAGCTGAATTCTTATATGCAGGAATTATGCCTGCACTTCCAGAAGCAGTTGGTATGGCACAAGCATTATCGGATACCGGATTACCTTATTTGATCAGCTTTACCATAAAGCGTGATGGAAGATTAATTGATGGGACAAGCATAGCCGATGCAATAGAACGGATCGATAAGTCTACGGAATATCATCCAGTCTGTTATATGACAAATTGTGTTCATCCAAGTATCCTAGATCAGGCGCTTAAGCGGCCGTTTAATGATAAGCAGCTGGTTCGGGAGCGTTTTCTGGGGATTCAAGCCAATACTTCGCCGTTATCCTATGAGGAGCTTGACGGATCACTAAAATTATACTGTTCTACACCAGAGACATTTGCGAGAGAGATGATCCGATTACAAAGGGAGTATCATCTTAAGATATTAGGAGGGTGCTGTGGTACGGATAACCGCCATATGGAAGCAGTTGCAAGCAGACTTTAA
- a CDS encoding internalin, putative, with the protein MAIVNLRYLNVARGSVVITGNTVGLDKANNALLPGTLGSVGARLSTTNTSVAAGWSAQGALDRTVGIRVDSDNSLIGSKAVLYIPPSSRVLYAELVWFATSYTGVNANNPVTFISPLATSGVSISGAAATSNLIDMSGYSIYVRSNTVTNYVTTGNQTYEVRGIPSALQAANNNDTCIGWCLMVAYENVNESFKNMSIYVLGVPVQANASSVSVTIPNVVTPSTGPVTGRAVMASAEGDIFLTGDYVRFGPNTTTQATLVGPNNPSTNFFTSSINVGDYNPTIPTGNFDTRGSMGNNNHNLTNTLAGARQGIDITNVDISSGLTTNQTSAILTFGTTGDKYAPVALGLEIMVVPSAGKTVSPKIATLNDILTYTITINNPGTTVAWQTINLQDNIPDYTTFIPNSVMINNVSRPGLNPQTGFLVAPSLSMNASVVVTFQVQITSLPPTLPYTINNTATITYTINGATQTLVSDTASTSFVYATLSIEKTSVPSGNVSCGQVMQYTVKLINTGNTTLNIGTNQFTDPIPASTSFLPGSITPTSSGFSYHSTTNQISNQTALSIPANSSISFSFNALIHCN; encoded by the coding sequence ATGGCAATTGTAAATCTAAGATACTTAAATGTAGCAAGAGGTTCGGTTGTAATCACCGGCAATACGGTAGGCCTGGATAAAGCAAACAATGCACTCCTACCTGGCACATTAGGCTCAGTTGGTGCCAGACTGAGCACAACCAACACCTCTGTCGCTGCCGGATGGTCCGCTCAAGGTGCATTAGATCGAACGGTAGGAATCCGAGTAGATAGTGATAATTCTCTTATTGGATCAAAGGCGGTACTTTATATTCCACCTTCCTCCAGAGTGCTCTATGCCGAGTTGGTGTGGTTTGCCACAAGCTATACCGGAGTCAATGCGAATAATCCTGTCACCTTTATCAGTCCACTTGCAACAAGTGGTGTCTCCATTTCAGGTGCTGCTGCAACCAGTAACCTGATTGATATGAGTGGCTATTCTATTTATGTACGAAGTAACACCGTTACCAATTATGTCACTACCGGGAATCAGACCTATGAAGTAAGAGGTATCCCTTCTGCACTGCAGGCTGCCAACAATAACGATACCTGCATCGGCTGGTGCCTCATGGTGGCTTATGAAAATGTGAACGAATCATTTAAGAATATGAGCATCTATGTCCTTGGTGTACCCGTTCAAGCAAATGCATCATCGGTTAGTGTTACAATACCTAATGTCGTGACCCCTAGTACGGGACCTGTCACAGGAAGAGCAGTCATGGCTAGTGCAGAAGGAGATATCTTCCTTACTGGAGACTATGTTCGCTTCGGTCCAAATACTACCACACAAGCCACTCTAGTAGGGCCAAATAACCCATCTACCAACTTCTTTACAAGCAGCATAAATGTGGGAGACTACAACCCAACCATTCCTACTGGCAATTTTGATACCCGTGGCAGTATGGGCAATAACAACCATAATCTGACCAATACGCTTGCAGGTGCAAGGCAAGGAATCGATATTACCAATGTTGATATCAGTTCTGGTTTAACCACCAATCAGACAAGTGCCATTTTAACCTTTGGTACGACAGGTGATAAATATGCTCCGGTTGCCTTAGGCTTAGAGATCATGGTCGTTCCTAGCGCTGGCAAAACCGTCTCTCCAAAGATTGCAACACTCAATGATATTTTAACCTATACGATAACGATCAACAATCCAGGTACCACAGTCGCTTGGCAAACTATTAATCTACAAGATAACATACCAGATTATACTACTTTTATTCCTAATAGTGTGATGATCAATAATGTCTCCCGACCAGGACTAAACCCACAAACCGGCTTTCTTGTGGCTCCTTCCCTATCGATGAATGCTTCCGTTGTTGTTACCTTCCAAGTACAAATTACAAGCTTACCACCAACACTTCCATATACCATAAATAACACAGCTACCATCACATACACGATAAACGGGGCTACTCAGACACTCGTTAGCGACACTGCTTCTACTAGTTTCGTCTATGCCACCCTCTCCATCGAAAAGACTTCCGTTCCATCAGGGAATGTATCCTGTGGTCAGGTAATGCAATATACTGTGAAATTAATAAACACCGGAAATACTACCTTAAACATTGGGACGAATCAATTTACCGATCCCATTCCAGCATCCACTAGCTTCTTACCAGGCAGTATTACACCTACCAGTAGCGGGTTTTCTTATCATTCAACGACAAATCAGATTTCCAATCAGACTGCATTATCAATACCAGCAAACTCAAGTATTTCCTTTAGTTTCAATGCACTCATTCATTGTAACTAG
- a CDS encoding creatinine amidohydrolase produces MGRNILEHTMLEMTWCEVEELAKKDAVVLLPVGVVEEHSRHLPLGTDIYVAAAQAKDIKEEMDACGFPCIIAPPFYFGAIGALSKLFPGSFNSSKETISKSLWDLLESLENAGFKRVVAINGHGDPLHRSAITQAFQSYNQEHELKAKWMTFEDDLTYEGFDGTEDFVLAVPPYPFDKLVTITGEIKDQNDYHAGAFETAIMRDLFPELVHMEKAVQMDATMLQGEQLTKWQAGKKEDRSLLPDGHVGDPAASVHITTDLIHADQAIAHGIMDYYTE; encoded by the coding sequence ATGGGGAGAAATATCTTGGAACATACGATGTTAGAGATGACTTGGTGCGAGGTAGAAGAGTTGGCAAAGAAAGATGCGGTTGTCTTGCTTCCAGTTGGAGTTGTGGAAGAACACAGCCGTCATCTGCCACTTGGAACTGATATTTATGTTGCCGCAGCACAGGCAAAAGATATTAAGGAAGAGATGGACGCATGTGGTTTTCCTTGTATCATTGCACCGCCTTTTTATTTTGGAGCGATTGGAGCATTAAGCAAGTTGTTCCCTGGTTCTTTTAATTCAAGTAAGGAGACCATTAGTAAGAGCTTGTGGGATCTATTAGAAAGCTTAGAAAATGCCGGGTTTAAACGTGTTGTAGCGATTAATGGACATGGGGATCCCCTTCATCGGAGTGCGATTACACAAGCATTCCAATCTTATAATCAGGAACATGAACTAAAGGCGAAATGGATGACATTTGAAGATGATCTTACCTATGAGGGATTTGATGGAACCGAAGATTTTGTTCTTGCCGTACCACCCTATCCATTTGATAAGCTAGTAACGATCACAGGAGAGATCAAGGATCAGAATGATTATCATGCAGGAGCTTTTGAAACGGCGATCATGCGCGATCTTTTCCCAGAATTGGTTCATATGGAGAAGGCAGTTCAGATGGATGCAACCATGCTACAAGGAGAACAGCTTACAAAGTGGCAGGCAGGTAAGAAAGAAGATCGATCATTGTTACCAGATGGTCATGTAGGTGACCCAGCAGCAAGTGTACATATTACAACGGATTTAATACATGCAGATCAGGCAATTGCGCATGGAATCATGGATTATTATACAGAATAG
- a CDS encoding putative Nudix hydrolase YfcD, producing MERWDIYDRNRIKTGKTMLRGSEFSQGDYHMVVHVCIFNRKGEMLIQQRQPFKEGWPDKWDFSVGGSSIAGESSYQAAEREVFEEIGYRIDLSKTRPSLTVNFNLGFDDMYVVQEEIDSEKLTLQKEEVKQVKWASKEEIIRMIEQGDFIPYYKSLVTLLFDMGTALGAHEREE from the coding sequence ATGGAACGTTGGGACATTTATGACAGAAACCGCATTAAAACCGGAAAGACGATGCTTCGTGGCAGCGAATTTTCGCAAGGGGATTATCATATGGTTGTACACGTCTGTATTTTTAATCGTAAGGGAGAAATGCTGATCCAGCAGAGACAGCCTTTTAAAGAAGGATGGCCGGATAAATGGGACTTTAGTGTAGGGGGAAGTTCGATAGCAGGAGAGAGCAGTTATCAAGCGGCAGAACGTGAAGTCTTCGAAGAAATTGGCTATCGGATCGATCTTAGTAAAACGAGGCCGTCCTTGACGGTTAACTTTAATCTAGGTTTTGACGATATGTATGTGGTGCAGGAAGAGATTGACAGTGAGAAACTGACCTTGCAGAAAGAAGAGGTCAAACAGGTGAAATGGGCATCGAAAGAAGAAATAATCAGGATGATCGAACAAGGTGATTTCATCCCTTATTATAAGAGTTTGGTTACATTACTCTTTGATATGGGAACTGCTTTGGGTGCACATGAAAGGGAAGAATAG
- a CDS encoding arsenate reductase codes for MLFLEYPKCSTCKKAKKWLVDNQVSFEDRDIKLNNPTVEELKEFHAMSGLPLKKFFNTSGNLYKEMQLKDKLPTMSEDEQYELLATDGMLVKRPLVIGDDFVLIGFKEVIWEEKLK; via the coding sequence ATGCTTTTTTTAGAATATCCAAAATGCTCTACTTGTAAGAAAGCGAAGAAATGGTTAGTGGATAATCAAGTTTCTTTCGAAGATAGAGACATTAAGCTAAATAATCCAACAGTAGAAGAATTGAAAGAGTTTCACGCTATGAGCGGACTTCCATTAAAGAAATTTTTTAATACAAGCGGAAATCTCTATAAAGAGATGCAGTTAAAGGACAAGCTTCCTACAATGTCGGAAGATGAGCAATATGAGTTATTAGCGACAGACGGGATGTTGGTGAAACGACCTCTTGTGATCGGCGATGATTTCGTGTTGATCGGCTTTAAGGAAGTCATTTGGGAAGAAAAATTAAAATAA
- a CDS encoding lipase, which translates to MNQKVLGLCAKLLEYGAKRAYKKDPVPEQRRIIENISYIEDGSEEHKFDLIYPGTVQESYPFIINIHGGGFSMNSKDKIYRNYGMRLASGEFAVVNMNFRLSNEYAYPAQMEDVLSLLRFLASNAEKYQLDPKQLFLSGDSSGAYMAAMAACILNNSVLRQYYKFEEDITIRAVASNCGMFDFTTFMGKDVKFPMKAAIIKTLFHSSDYEALEIYPYTSVLKYVNDEFPPIYIMDTKKQSFTAEAIRLTKKLEKYGVEYQLHLFEKEEKLMHAFHIMGKYEQSEIVLKEIFQFFHAHKNQERRR; encoded by the coding sequence ATGAATCAAAAGGTATTAGGGTTATGTGCAAAGTTATTGGAGTATGGGGCAAAACGGGCATATAAAAAGGATCCGGTTCCAGAGCAAAGAAGGATCATAGAGAATATTTCATACATAGAGGATGGAAGCGAGGAGCATAAGTTCGATCTCATTTATCCAGGAACGGTACAAGAGAGTTATCCATTTATTATCAATATTCATGGTGGCGGATTCAGTATGAATTCGAAGGACAAGATCTATCGTAATTATGGGATGCGGTTAGCAAGCGGTGAATTTGCCGTAGTTAATATGAACTTTCGCTTATCCAATGAATATGCGTATCCAGCACAGATGGAGGATGTATTATCGCTGCTTCGTTTTTTGGCCTCCAATGCAGAAAAATATCAGCTTGATCCCAAGCAGTTATTTCTATCAGGAGATTCCTCGGGAGCGTATATGGCAGCCATGGCAGCATGTATCTTAAATAATTCGGTGTTGCGACAATACTATAAATTTGAGGAAGACATTACAATTAGGGCAGTAGCTTCTAACTGTGGAATGTTTGACTTTACGACTTTTATGGGAAAGGATGTTAAATTCCCGATGAAAGCAGCGATCATAAAGACGCTATTCCATTCGTCTGATTATGAAGCATTAGAGATCTACCCATATACTTCTGTTTTAAAATATGTGAATGATGAGTTTCCGCCAATTTATATTATGGATACGAAGAAGCAGTCATTTACGGCGGAAGCAATAAGACTAACCAAGAAGTTAGAAAAATACGGTGTGGAGTATCAACTGCATTTATTTGAAAAAGAAGAGAAGCTGATGCATGCCTTTCATATTATGGGCAAATATGAGCAGAGTGAGATTGTTTTAAAGGAGATCTTTCAGTTCTTTCATGCACATAAGAATCAAGAGAGGAGAAGATAA
- a CDS encoding ABC-type Fe3+-siderophore transport system, permease 2 component: MSVTIILLLVVIALILITLCYGNTSYSLDVVVRVLRGEQIKGATYTISKLRLPRMLAAVLTGLAFGMAGNTFQTMLRNPLASPDVIGISSGSSVAAVFCILVLNMSGNGVSFAAVISGLLVAGAIYLLAQGNGFSGGRLILIGIGIQAMVSALISFLLSRAAQNDVSSAMRWISGSLNGVRIENIPRLFFVVIICGTIIVLMTKYLQILELGEEFAITLGVRTNLVRVLLMISAVCLIAFATALTGPIASVAFIAGPIAVRMTGIGFSNVIPSGLVGAALVLAADLIGQFAFPSRYPVGIITGILGAPYMLILLVRMNRKGGTT, from the coding sequence ATGAGTGTGACCATTATCTTATTATTGGTGGTCATCGCACTCATTTTAATCACATTATGTTATGGTAATACCTCGTATTCTCTTGACGTTGTAGTCAGAGTCCTTAGAGGAGAACAGATCAAAGGTGCCACATACACCATATCAAAACTTCGCTTACCAAGAATGTTAGCAGCAGTCCTTACGGGACTTGCTTTTGGTATGGCAGGTAATACTTTTCAGACGATGCTTCGTAATCCATTAGCCAGTCCTGATGTGATCGGTATTTCATCCGGATCCAGTGTGGCAGCCGTTTTTTGTATTTTAGTACTCAATATGAGTGGAAACGGTGTTTCATTCGCGGCAGTAATTTCCGGATTATTGGTTGCAGGTGCAATCTACCTATTAGCTCAGGGGAATGGATTTTCCGGCGGAAGATTGATTTTAATTGGAATCGGCATCCAGGCAATGGTAAGTGCACTGATTTCCTTTTTATTATCAAGAGCAGCACAAAATGATGTATCGAGTGCGATGCGATGGATCAGTGGCAGCTTAAATGGAGTGCGTATTGAGAATATTCCACGACTCTTCTTTGTAGTTATTATCTGTGGGACGATCATCGTTCTAATGACAAAATATCTGCAGATATTAGAGCTTGGAGAAGAGTTTGCAATTACCCTTGGGGTAAGAACTAACTTAGTTCGCGTGTTATTAATGATCAGTGCAGTCTGCTTGATCGCATTTGCAACGGCGCTTACAGGCCCTATCGCTTCGGTTGCATTTATCGCAGGTCCGATCGCTGTGAGAATGACAGGCATTGGATTTTCTAATGTGATACCCTCTGGTTTAGTAGGAGCAGCATTAGTGCTTGCAGCAGATCTGATCGGTCAGTTTGCGTTCCCAAGCCGATATCCAGTTGGTATTATCACTGGAATTCTAGGAGCACCTTATATGCTCA
- a CDS encoding iron compound ABC uptake transporter permease protein PiaB has translation MRKSKIGILFVLSAICLGIFAIASLAIGSRSIPFSDVMHALLHSENQTFDALVVRERIPRTIFTIIAGSALGVSGALMQSITRNPIADPSILGVNTGASLFVVSGITFFHISTANQYIWFALIGAFVTSILVYGIASVGPGGMTPIKLALAGAAASAALSSVVSLIVLPRNDVMNTFRFWQVGSVSGATWEGIKAMLPFLAVGLIISLILTPSLNALALGEEAAVGLGVNIPVVRICGTMASVLLCGATTALAGPIGFVGLMIPHTVRLVVGPDMRGIVPMSALGGAILLLCSDILGRVIGSPSELEVGIVTAFIGAPILIMIARKAKVRSL, from the coding sequence ATGAGAAAATCGAAAATAGGAATTTTATTTGTACTCAGTGCAATATGCCTAGGTATTTTTGCAATCGCTTCCTTAGCGATTGGCTCTAGATCGATTCCTTTTAGTGATGTGATGCATGCGTTACTTCACTCTGAAAATCAGACATTTGATGCATTAGTGGTAAGAGAAAGAATACCAAGAACCATTTTTACCATCATAGCAGGATCGGCATTGGGAGTATCAGGAGCATTAATGCAGTCCATCACTCGCAATCCGATTGCTGATCCGAGTATTTTAGGTGTTAACACAGGGGCATCCCTATTTGTAGTAAGTGGAATTACCTTTTTTCATATCAGTACGGCAAACCAATATATTTGGTTTGCCTTGATTGGAGCTTTTGTAACATCAATTTTGGTATATGGAATTGCATCCGTTGGACCTGGAGGAATGACTCCAATCAAACTTGCACTGGCCGGTGCAGCTGCAAGTGCAGCATTAAGCTCAGTTGTCAGTCTGATCGTTCTACCAAGAAATGATGTAATGAATACATTTCGATTCTGGCAGGTAGGTAGCGTAAGTGGAGCAACATGGGAAGGAATCAAAGCGATGCTGCCATTCTTAGCAGTGGGATTGATCATCAGCTTAATCTTAACACCTTCTTTAAATGCATTAGCATTAGGAGAAGAGGCTGCAGTTGGATTGGGAGTAAATATCCCGGTTGTACGAATTTGTGGAACAATGGCAAGTGTTTTATTATGTGGAGCAACAACTGCTTTAGCAGGACCAATCGGCTTCGTAGGTCTAATGATCCCTCATACCGTTCGATTAGTGGTCGGACCAGATATGCGGGGAATCGTACCGATGTCAGCTTTAGGAGGAGCAATATTATTATTGTGCTCTGATATTTTAGGAAGAGTGATCGGAAGTCCAAGTGAGTTGGAAGTTGGTATTGTAACCGCATTTATTGGGGCACCAATTCTTATCATGATTGCTAGAAAAGCGAAGGTACGTTCATTATGA